DNA from Massilia antarctica:
CGGACAGCAAAGCGAACTGCGCATGGCAGGACCCACCAACCCAGGAGACCTGTATGAAACAGAAGAAACTCAGTTGGCTGATCGCGAGCCTGTTCGCCTTGCCGCTCGCTGCGGCCGACGCCCACACCCAAGCCGACGAGGTGCAGCAAGTGACCGTGTCCGGCATCCGTTCCTCGGTGCGCAATGCGCTGGCGGTCAAGGAAGCGTCGGACAGCATGGTCGAAGTGATCGCCTCCGAAGACATCGGCAAGCTGCCCGACACCACCATCGCCGAATCCCTGGCGCGCTTGCCCGGCCTGTCGTCCGGCATGGATCGCGGCAATGCCAGCCAGGTGGTGGCGCGCGGCCTGGGCCCGCGCTTCATCGACGCCACCCTGAACGGGCGCGAACTGGCCACGTCGGAGCCGGATCGTTCGGTGCGTTTCGAGCAGTTTCCATCCGAGTCGCTCAGCGGCGCCACCGTCTACAAGACCCAGTCGGCCGACCTGGTGGAAGGCGGCGTGGCCACCATGATCGACCTGAAAACCGTGCAGCCGCTCAAATACAGCGGCCGCCAGGCCTCGCTGCGCGCCGATGCGCTGTATTACGCGCTGGGGCGCGATATCCCGGGCGCGAAGAAAACCGCGCCGCGCGTGGGTGGCATCTACCTCGACCAGTTCTTCGACAAGTCGCTTGGCGTGGCGCTCGCGTTCAGCTACCAGGACCAGCCCTCGCTGCAAAAGAACAAGGATCACTGGGGCTTCAACGAAGCGCATTCGGGCGACATCGATGGCGATGGCAAGACCGACAAGACGCCGTGGGGCTTCCAGGACAAGGTCTTGCGCGGCAGCGACGAGCGCTCCAGCGTGCTCGGGAAAGTCGAATGGAAGAATGGCGAGAGCCTCGTTACCGCCGACGCCTACTACGCGCTGGCCAGGATCCGCGAACCGGGCCTGCAGCACTGGACCGGCGACATCGGCAACTGGGACAACGGCCAGAAGTCGCGCTACAGCAAGCTCGATATCCGCGACGGCTACGTGACCGGCGCCACTGTGGCCGATACGGGCTTTAGCAACCACGATTCGCTCTGGGTGCAGGACACCGGCACCCTGGTGCTGGGCGTGGACGGCAAAACCACGGCCGGTGCATGGAAGCTCGAAGCGGACCTGTCGACCTCGCGCGCGGAACGCGACAGCCAGTGGCGCGACCTGCGCCAGTTCAGCCGCGGCACGGGCACCGTCAGCTGGGCCTTCACCGGCAACGAGCGGCAAGACTTCTCGCTCGGCCAGGACAGCGGCAACCCCGCCGGTTTCTGGGGGCCGACGATGCACATCGATACCGACGGCCACCTCAAGGATGAACTGGGCGCGCTGCACCTGAACGCGGCGCGCGACACCGACCTCGGAGCCGTCAAGCGCCTCAAGTTCGGCGCGCGCGCCACCCACCGGGAAAAATCGTACGGCCAGACCACCTGGGAAGTCGCACCGCTGGCGGCCATTCCCGATGCCGACTACGACACCGTCAACGTGGCCGGCATGGCGCCCTACATCGCGCTGCGCGACTTCGGCGCCAGCACCGCGGCCGCATTCGGCCCGGGCGCTTTCGATCCCGCCGGTCGCCCGCGCAGCCAGAACGACTTGCTGTCGGGCTGGAAGGTGCGCGAGCGCGGCGCCGCGCTGTACGGCCAGGCCGACCTCGATGGCACCTTGTTCGGCAAAACCTTGCGTGGCAACGCCGGCCTGCGCGTGGTTCACACCAGACAGACCGGCGAGGGCATGCAGGCGCGGGGCGGCGCGGCGCCGACGGCGGTCAGCGATGGCACCTCGTACACTGAAGTGCTGCCGAGCGTGAACCTGATTGTCAATCTGGACGAGAAGCAGGAACGCCAGCTGCGTTTGAGCCTCGCGCGTGCCATGTCGCGCGCGCCGCTCGACGAAATGGGCGCCTCGCGCAATCTGAACGTGGACGCCAATCCGACCCAGCCGCTCACCGGCAGCGCCGGCAATCCGCAGTTGAAACCCATGCTGGCCGACCAGATCGACCTGGCGTACCAGTGGTACTTCGACAAAGGTGCGCTGCTGTCGGCGGGCCTGTTCTACAAGGATATCAGCCGCTACATCGGCATTACCAGCGAGCGCACCACCCTGGACGCGCGCAGCGCGCTGGTGACCCGCTCGCTCAACGGCGAGGGCGGCAATATCCGCGGGGTCGAGCTGGTGTATCAGCAATCGTTCGCCAACGGCCTTGGCGTGTCCAGCAACTACGCCTACACGGCCAGTAACATCCACGAAAATATCCCGGCCGGCAAACCGTTCCCCATCGAAGGGCTGATGAAACACAATGGCGGCCTGACAGTGTGGTACGAAAATGCCGGCTATGAAGCGCGCATGTCGGCCAACTACCACAGCGCCTTTGTGCGCAACCCGACCTGGGGCGCGGGCCAACTGGTCGACAACAGTGCGGAAACCTATGCCGCGCTATCGTTCGCCAGGCACCTGACCTCGAAACTTCAGCTGCGTTTTGGTGTCGATAACCTGAGCAACCAAAAAGTCGTCTACACCAGCGCGAACAATCCGTACGAGCAGGAAGTGACCGAATTCGGACGGCGCTTCAATCTCGGCATATCGTACAAACTATGAGAGGAAGCATGCATACGCAATTAATTGGTATCGACTGGGGAACCAGCAACCGCCGCGCCTATCTGGTCGGACGCGACGGCAAGTGCCTTGCGCACCATGCCGACGACCAGGGCATGCTGGCTGTCAATGGCGACTTTGCCGGCTCCCTGGCGGCGCTGCGCGCCAGCATGGGCGTGAGCGACGCCATCCCGGTGGTCATGTCCGGCATGGTCGG
Protein-coding regions in this window:
- a CDS encoding TonB-dependent receptor translates to MKQKKLSWLIASLFALPLAAADAHTQADEVQQVTVSGIRSSVRNALAVKEASDSMVEVIASEDIGKLPDTTIAESLARLPGLSSGMDRGNASQVVARGLGPRFIDATLNGRELATSEPDRSVRFEQFPSESLSGATVYKTQSADLVEGGVATMIDLKTVQPLKYSGRQASLRADALYYALGRDIPGAKKTAPRVGGIYLDQFFDKSLGVALAFSYQDQPSLQKNKDHWGFNEAHSGDIDGDGKTDKTPWGFQDKVLRGSDERSSVLGKVEWKNGESLVTADAYYALARIREPGLQHWTGDIGNWDNGQKSRYSKLDIRDGYVTGATVADTGFSNHDSLWVQDTGTLVLGVDGKTTAGAWKLEADLSTSRAERDSQWRDLRQFSRGTGTVSWAFTGNERQDFSLGQDSGNPAGFWGPTMHIDTDGHLKDELGALHLNAARDTDLGAVKRLKFGARATHREKSYGQTTWEVAPLAAIPDADYDTVNVAGMAPYIALRDFGASTAAAFGPGAFDPAGRPRSQNDLLSGWKVRERGAALYGQADLDGTLFGKTLRGNAGLRVVHTRQTGEGMQARGGAAPTAVSDGTSYTEVLPSVNLIVNLDEKQERQLRLSLARAMSRAPLDEMGASRNLNVDANPTQPLTGSAGNPQLKPMLADQIDLAYQWYFDKGALLSAGLFYKDISRYIGITSERTTLDARSALVTRSLNGEGGNIRGVELVYQQSFANGLGVSSNYAYTASNIHENIPAGKPFPIEGLMKHNGGLTVWYENAGYEARMSANYHSAFVRNPTWGAGQLVDNSAETYAALSFARHLTSKLQLRFGVDNLSNQKVVYTSANNPYEQEVTEFGRRFNLGISYKL